The following proteins are encoded in a genomic region of Streptomyces collinus Tu 365:
- a CDS encoding DNA polymerase III subunit delta', with protein sequence MTVWDDLVGQEKVSAVLDAAARDADALVTAASAAQPLPEASKMTHAWLFTGPPGAGRNQAARAFAAALQCVSPDRALGGSPGCGFCDGCHTALLGTHADVTTVAAVGAEILVKDMRDTVRKSFTAPANGRWQIILVEDAERLNEKSANAVLKAVEEPAPRTVWLLCAPSVEDVLPTIRSRCRHLNLTTPSVAAVADMLVRRDGIEPEVAASAARATQGHVDRARRLATDPAARERRAAVLRLPLRLDEVGACLRAAQELVDAAAEDAKQLAEEMDGKETDELKAALGAVQGGRMPRGTAGVMKDLEEMQKRRRTRTQRDSLDVALGDLTGFYRDVLALQLGSRVAIANADTADSEAALDRLARGSTPESTLRRIEAIAACREALDRNVAPLLAVEAMTMALRAG encoded by the coding sequence ATGACCGTGTGGGACGACCTCGTCGGGCAGGAGAAGGTGAGCGCGGTGCTCGACGCCGCAGCGCGGGACGCCGACGCCCTGGTCACGGCCGCCTCGGCGGCCCAACCGCTGCCCGAGGCGTCGAAGATGACCCATGCCTGGCTGTTCACGGGACCGCCCGGAGCGGGCCGCAACCAGGCGGCCCGGGCCTTCGCCGCCGCCCTGCAGTGCGTGAGCCCCGACCGCGCTCTCGGCGGTTCCCCCGGCTGCGGCTTCTGCGACGGCTGTCACACCGCGCTGCTCGGCACCCACGCGGACGTCACCACGGTCGCCGCCGTCGGCGCCGAGATCCTGGTCAAGGACATGCGGGACACCGTCCGCAAGTCGTTCACCGCGCCCGCGAACGGCCGCTGGCAGATCATCCTGGTCGAGGACGCCGAGCGGCTCAACGAGAAGTCGGCCAACGCCGTCCTCAAGGCGGTGGAGGAACCGGCGCCGCGCACGGTCTGGCTGCTGTGCGCCCCCTCCGTCGAGGACGTCCTGCCCACGATCCGCTCCCGCTGCCGGCACCTGAACCTGACCACGCCGTCCGTGGCCGCGGTCGCCGACATGCTCGTACGGCGCGACGGCATCGAACCCGAGGTGGCGGCGTCCGCCGCGCGCGCCACCCAGGGCCACGTGGACCGGGCCCGCCGCCTGGCCACCGATCCGGCGGCCCGCGAGCGCCGCGCCGCCGTGCTCAGACTCCCGCTGCGCCTGGACGAGGTGGGCGCCTGTCTCCGGGCGGCGCAGGAACTGGTCGACGCGGCCGCCGAGGACGCCAAGCAACTCGCCGAGGAGATGGACGGCAAGGAGACCGACGAGCTGAAGGCGGCGCTGGGCGCGGTCCAGGGCGGCCGGATGCCGCGCGGCACGGCGGGCGTGATGAAGGACCTGGAGGAGATGCAGAAGCGCCGCCGGACCCGGACCCAGCGCGACAGCCTGGACGTCGCGCTCGGCGACCTGACCGGCTTCTACCGCGACGTCCTCGCCCTCCAGCTCGGCTCGCGTGTGGCGATCGCCAACGCCGACACCGCCGACTCCGAGGCCGCCCTGGACCGGCTGGCCCGGGGCAGCACGCCCGAGTCCACGCTGCGCCGCATCGAGGCGATCGCTGCCTGCCGCGAGGCCCTGGACCGCAACGTGGCGCCGCTGCTGGCGGTGGAGGCGATGACGATGGCCCTGCGGGCGGGGTGA